The Candidatus Eisenbacteria bacterium sequence GGCCTTCGGCCTGATGGGTGGCGACATGCAGCCGCAGGGCCACGCGCAGGTGATCGTCAACCTCGTGGACTTCGGCATGAACCTGCAGGAGGCCGGCGACGCCATTCGCTTTCATCACACCGGCTCGTCGGAACCGACCGGCACGGTGATGGTGGACGGCGGCGTCCTGCACATCGAGGACGGCCTGCCCGACTCGCTGCTCGCCGAGCTGCGCCGCCGCGGGCACCGGATCGAGCCCGAGCCCGTCGGCGCCTACGGCGGCTACCAGGCCATCTGGCGCGACCCGGCGACCGGTGTGCTGAGCGGTGCGACGGAGAAGCGCAAGGACGGCTGCGCGGCCGGGTACTGACGCGGCGGATCCTCGCGCGGCGCCCGCCGCACGAGGGTCCGCCACAGCCCGGCCCTACTCGCCGGGCTGCCCTGCTTCGTCCACGGACGCCGCAGCGAGTTTGAGCTGTTCCTGCCCCGCCGCCTCGGGCTGAAACAGCACCTGCACGATCCGAAAGCGCCGCGTGCCGGCCGGGACGTTCCATTGGACAACGTCGCCTTCGCGGCCGCCGAAGATGGCGGTGCCGATCGGTGCGAGCACCGACAGCTGGCCCGATTCGAGATCGGCGAAATCGGGATAGACCAGCGTGTAGTCGAGCTCCTCGCCGGAGTCCTCGTCGCGCAGTCGCACGCGGCTCTGCATGGTAACGACGCGGGGGTCCACCTCGGTCGGCTTCACGATGTCGGCCCGGTCCAGTTCCCCCCGCAGGGGTTCGAGCGCACGCCGATCAGCGCCGCGGCGCGCGGCCAGCGTGCCGATCAGGTTGCGCAGCCTCAGGGCGTCGTGCTCCGTGACGGTGATTCGCTTCTCCTTCATGGCTTCGAATCCTCCATTTCGTCGGGTTCGTCAACGGCGGTTCGTGAGAGCGGGCGGCCCGCCCATCGGGCTCGTGGCAGCGCGTGAACATGGACCGTTTTCGGGCCGGCGTGAATCGCGTCGTCCGGGTGCATCCTGCGCGTCTCCACGCCCGGGCGTCCATCGGGTGCATTGCTCGGGAAGCGCGCCGGGGGCGGCCATGGCGGCGATGGCACCGCAACGACGGGAGCCGCGTGTCCCCGGCAAGCGAGCGCCGCGCCGCCAGATCTCGGCCGCGCGGGCCCCGGGACAACGTGGCAGGCCGCCGGGTCAGCCCGGCGGCGGGTGCGGCCTGCCGGGCGAACCCGAGGGTCGTTCGAGCGGGCGGCGCACGAACGGGTGCGCGGCGGGCGATGCGCCCGCCGCGCGCGAGGCGCTGCCCGGCGACGGCGCCGCCGGGCTCAGGGGAATCACGCCTCCCCGCCTATCCGGTGGCCGGATGCGGCCGGCCGGCCAGAGGGAACGGCCGGCGGGCAGGGGACTCCCGGACGTCGGACCGGGTCAGGAAGGTCTTGACGTGATCCTGGCCGGCGGCTTCCGGCTGGTGGAGCACCTTTTCGATTCGGAACCGACGCGTGCCTGCGGGAACATCCCAGGCGACGAGGTCGCCCTCCCGGTAACCGAGGATCGCGGTCCCGATCGGAGCGAGCACCGAGAGCCGTCCCGAGGCGAGGTCCGCGTGCTGCGGATAGACCAGCAGGTACTCAAGCGCCCCGCCCGTGACCTCGTCGCGCAGCCGCACCCGGCTGTGCATCGTCACCACGCGCGGGTCCACGTGCAGCGACGGCACGACGTTCGCCCGGTCGAGTTCGCGGCGAAGCTCCTCGGCCGCGCGCCGGTCGGGCCCGAACCGGGCCAGCACCCCGGCGACCATCGTCCGCAGACGCACGGCGTCGAGATCGGTCACTTCGATGCGGTTGTCGTACATGCTCGCGTCTCCTTGCAGGAGGTCGTCGTCGCCATGCCGGCCCCCCGATCCGTGGGCTGCCGCCGCGGGACGGCGGGTGGGGCGCTCCGTGGGGGTTCTCCCGCGGCGTCCCGCCGGGTTCCTCGCCCGGGCGCTCACCGCGTCCCGCCGTCCCTTGTCCCTGTCGGGGGTGTGGTCCACCGCCGACGCCGGCAGGTTCGACGATTCCCCGTGCCCGCTCCAATAGATAGTTTGAGCGGAAGCAATCGGTTATTTCGATGTATGGTGCCGGTCATGGAGCGACTGAACTACCACCACCTGCTGTACTTCTGGATGACCGCGCGGGAGGGCAGTGTTTCGCGCGCCGCGGCGCGGCTGCGTCTGGCTCAACCGACGCTGAGCGGGCAGATCCGCTCGCTCGAAGGCGCGCTCGGCGAGCGATTGTTCGAGAAGGCGGGGCGCCGCCTGCAGCTCACCGACGCCGGCCGGCTCGTGCTCGGCTACGCCGACGAAATCTTCGAGACGGGCGAGGAGCTGATGGACGCCGTGCGCATGCGGCCGACGCGCCGGCCGGGACGACTGACGTTCGGCCTCTCGGACGTCGTCGCCAAGCCGGTCGCGCACCGCCTGATCCTGCCGCTGCTCGACTCGCCCGACCCGCCGCGGCTGGTGGTGCGCGAGGACAGTCCCGAGAAGCTGCTCGCCGGGCTGGTGGCGGGGGACCTCGACGTGCTGCTGCTCGACGCGCCGCCGGGGCCCGACGCGGGCGTGCGGGTCTTCAGCCGGCTGGTCGGGGAATCGGGCGTCACGCTGCTGGCGGTTCCGCGCCTCGCGGGGCGCTACCGTCGGCGATTTCCAAAGTCGCTCGACGGCGCGCCGTTCCTGATGCCGGGCCGCACGACCGGGCTGCGCCGTTCGCTCGAAGCGTGGTTCGACCGGCACGGCGTCCGTCCGCACGTGGTCGGGGAGTTCGACGACAGCGCGCTCGTCATGGTTTTCGGGCAGGGCGGAAGCGGCATCTTCGCCGTGCCGTCCGTCGTCGAGCGGGACCTGCGGCGCCGGCAGGGATTCGCGCGCGTCGGCAACGTCGAGGGCGTGCGCGAGCAGCTGTTCGCGGTCTCGCTGCAGCGGCGCTTCAACCATCCGGCCATCGAGGCTCTGAGCGAGCGGGCGCGCAGCGAACTCCACGGCCGCCGCCGGCCCCGGAAGCGGGACTGATCCGGCCCGGGCCCGCGCCGCCGGCGTCGCGGACGCGGACCCTGGAGCGGCGCGCGATGGCGCACGATCCGGGTTTGCCCCGGCTCGTGAGCGTCCGTTACATTCGTGTTCCTCCGCGTCGCTCTGGCGTCTTCCAACGGGGACTCCTCCATGGCTTCCGCCAAGACCTCGACCGCCGCCGTCCGCCATGCCGGATTGACGGCCGAAGACCTGATCGGCCTCTACCGGACGATGGTCACCTCGCGCCGCACCGACGACGAGGAGATCCGGCTCAAGAAGTTGAACCTGACCTTCTTCCAGATTTCGGGCGCCGGGCACGAGGCGGTTCTGGCGGCGGCGGGGAAGGCGCTCCGGCCCGGCCACGACTACTTCTATCCCTACTACCGCGACCGCGCGCTCTGCCTGCAGCTCGGCATGACGGTGAAAGAGATGCTGCTCTCGTCGGTCGGGGCCGCCGAGGATCCCAACTCGGGCGGCCGGCAGATGCCGAGCCACTGGGGCCATCGCCGGCTCAACATCGTGTCGCAGTCCAGCCCGACCGGAACGCAGTTCCTGCAGGCCGTCGGCGCGGCCGAGGCGCTGGTGAAGTACCGCGACCTCGAGGCACGGCATCCCGAGTTGAAGGGCGTCGCGCACGGGGACGAGGTCGTCTACGTCTCGACGGGTGACGGCGCGACCAGCCAGGGCGAGTTCTGGGAGGCGCTCAACAGCGCGTGCAACCTGAAGCTCCCGGTCCTGTTCCTCGTCGAGGACAACGGCTATGCGATCTCGGTGCCGGTGGACGTGCAGACCGCGGGCGCCAACATCGCCGAGCTGGTGAAGGGCTTTCCCAACCTGCACTGGGTCGGCGAGGTGGACGGCAACGATCCGGTGGAGTCCTTCCGCGCGCTCACCGAGGCGGTCGCCTACTGCCGGGCCCGCCGGGGTCCGGCGTTCGTGCGCGCGAAGGTGACCCGGCCCTATTCGCACTCGATGTCGGACGACGAGACCAAGTACAAGCCGCAGGCGCAGCGGGACGCCGAGGCCGAGCAGGACTGCCTGCGGACGTTCAGCCGCTGGCTCGTCGAGGAGCGCCTCCAGACGGCGGAGCAGATCGAGAAGCTGCACGCCGAGGTCGCGGCCTCTGTGCGCAGGGCCTCCGAGGAGGCCCAGCTCTCGCCGCAACCCGCGGTGCACACCGCGACCGCGTACGTGTTCTCTCCCAACGTGGACCCGGCTTCGGACCGTTTCGTCGCGAAGGCGGCGCCCGAGCACCCGGACCAGGCCGAGACCATCCTGCAGAGCATCAACTTCACGTTGCGCGACGAGATGCAACGCAACTCGCGCATCGTGGTCTTCGGCGAGGACGTCGCCGACGCTTCACACGAGCACGTCCTGAGCGAGGTCAAGGGCAAGGGCGGCGTGTTCGGCGTCACGCTCGGACTGCAGAAGCAGTTCGGCGGCAAGCGCGTCTACAACTCGCCGCTGGCCGAGGCCAACATCGTCGGCCGCGCCATCGGCATGGCCACGCTCGGCTTCAAGCCGGTCGTCGAGATCCAGTTCTTCGACTACATCTGGCCGGCGATGATGCAGATTCGCGACGAGCTGGGTTACATGCGCTATCGCTCGAACAACGCCTGGAGCTGTCCGGTCGTGATCCGCACCG is a genomic window containing:
- a CDS encoding dehydrogenase E1 component subunit alpha/beta, encoding MASAKTSTAAVRHAGLTAEDLIGLYRTMVTSRRTDDEEIRLKKLNLTFFQISGAGHEAVLAAAGKALRPGHDYFYPYYRDRALCLQLGMTVKEMLLSSVGAAEDPNSGGRQMPSHWGHRRLNIVSQSSPTGTQFLQAVGAAEALVKYRDLEARHPELKGVAHGDEVVYVSTGDGATSQGEFWEALNSACNLKLPVLFLVEDNGYAISVPVDVQTAGANIAELVKGFPNLHWVGEVDGNDPVESFRALTEAVAYCRARRGPAFVRAKVTRPYSHSMSDDETKYKPQAQRDAEAEQDCLRTFSRWLVEERLQTAEQIEKLHAEVAASVRRASEEAQLSPQPAVHTATAYVFSPNVDPASDRFVAKAAPEHPDQAETILQSINFTLRDEMQRNSRIVVFGEDVADASHEHVLSEVKGKGGVFGVTLGLQKQFGGKRVYNSPLAEANIVGRAIGMATLGFKPVVEIQFFDYIWPAMMQIRDELGYMRYRSNNAWSCPVVIRTAYGGYLGGGAPYHSQCGESIFAHCPGLRVVLPSCASDAAGLLRTALRCEDPVLFLEHKHLYRQPYAKEPYPGAEYTVPFGRARVVRPGSDVTIVTYGALVQRSYLAAQELAEEGLDVEVLDLRTMQPLDFASVAASVARTGRVVVAHEDTLFCGFGAEVAARIASECFMDLDAPVRRIGALDTPIAYAPKLEEEILPHKNDLVRAVREIAAF
- the rnk gene encoding nucleoside diphosphate kinase regulator, with protein sequence MKEKRITVTEHDALRLRNLIGTLAARRGADRRALEPLRGELDRADIVKPTEVDPRVVTMQSRVRLRDEDSGEELDYTLVYPDFADLESGQLSVLAPIGTAIFGGREGDVVQWNVPAGTRRFRIVQVLFQPEAAGQEQLKLAAASVDEAGQPGE
- a CDS encoding GreA/GreB family elongation factor — translated: MYDNRIEVTDLDAVRLRTMVAGVLARFGPDRRAAEELRRELDRANVVPSLHVDPRVVTMHSRVRLRDEVTGGALEYLLVYPQHADLASGRLSVLAPIGTAILGYREGDLVAWDVPAGTRRFRIEKVLHQPEAAGQDHVKTFLTRSDVRESPARRPFPLAGRPHPATG
- a CDS encoding LysR family transcriptional regulator, with the translated sequence MVPVMERLNYHHLLYFWMTAREGSVSRAAARLRLAQPTLSGQIRSLEGALGERLFEKAGRRLQLTDAGRLVLGYADEIFETGEELMDAVRMRPTRRPGRLTFGLSDVVAKPVAHRLILPLLDSPDPPRLVVREDSPEKLLAGLVAGDLDVLLLDAPPGPDAGVRVFSRLVGESGVTLLAVPRLAGRYRRRFPKSLDGAPFLMPGRTTGLRRSLEAWFDRHGVRPHVVGEFDDSALVMVFGQGGSGIFAVPSVVERDLRRRQGFARVGNVEGVREQLFAVSLQRRFNHPAIEALSERARSELHGRRRPRKRD